One genomic segment of Deltaproteobacteria bacterium includes these proteins:
- a CDS encoding enoyl-CoA hydratase-related protein, translating to MALEITKSHEGRLLTLKLNAPPANIVDAQMMAALSAALDEAEQDPQLAAVILTHEGKHFSFGASVEEHLPGKFEAMIGSFHALCRKLAAFPVPLLATVGGQCLGGGMEIVLLASRVFAGPKARLGQPEIQLAVFAPVASALLPGRIGPQAAEDLLLTGRSAGAEEALALGLVQQIDEDPLAAAVAYAEAQLLPRSAFALRQAVQATRASWVPAFNAHLDAAEARYLGELMSGADSVEGLTAFVEKRESVWKHR from the coding sequence ATGGCACTGGAGATCACGAAGAGCCACGAGGGCCGCCTCCTCACCCTGAAGCTGAACGCCCCGCCGGCGAACATCGTCGACGCGCAGATGATGGCGGCCCTCTCGGCCGCCCTCGACGAGGCCGAGCAGGATCCGCAGCTCGCCGCGGTGATCCTGACCCACGAGGGGAAGCACTTCTCCTTCGGCGCCAGCGTCGAGGAGCACCTGCCGGGCAAGTTCGAGGCGATGATCGGCTCCTTCCACGCCCTCTGCCGCAAGCTGGCGGCCTTCCCCGTGCCCCTGCTGGCCACGGTGGGCGGGCAGTGCCTGGGCGGCGGGATGGAGATCGTGCTCCTGGCCTCCCGGGTCTTCGCCGGCCCGAAGGCCAGGCTCGGGCAGCCCGAGATCCAGCTCGCGGTCTTCGCGCCGGTGGCGAGCGCGCTCCTCCCCGGGCGGATCGGCCCCCAGGCCGCCGAGGACCTGCTCCTCACCGGCCGCAGCGCGGGCGCCGAGGAGGCGCTGGCCCTGGGGCTGGTCCAGCAGATCGACGAGGATCCGCTGGCGGCCGCCGTGGCCTACGCCGAGGCCCAGCTCCTGCCCAGGAGCGCCTTCGCCCTGCGGCAGGCCGTCCAGGCCACCCGCGCCAGCTGGGTGCCCGCCTTCAACGCCCACCTCGACGCCGCCGAGGCGCGCTACCTGGGCGAGCTGATGTCGGGCGCCGACTCGGTCGAGGGCCTCACGGCCTTCGTCGAGAAGCGGGAGTCTGTCTGGAAACACCGATAG